The following is a genomic window from Eubalaena glacialis isolate mEubGla1 chromosome 18, mEubGla1.1.hap2.+ XY, whole genome shotgun sequence.
CACAGGCCCACCCAGAGTCAGGGGAAGGAGCGTCAAAGGCTCTGCAGCAGCTTGACTCCACCACATCCACTGACAGTAGTGGGAAGCACTTAGCGCTTCCCATGGCAGGGGCCCTTCCAGGCGTCCGTCATGCAGGGGCTATGGTTAACCCCATTTTATGGAGAAGACTGAGCCCTAGGGAGTTAACTGACATGCTCCGGGTTGGCCAGCAGGAGGCAGAGTCTGCACATGAACCTGGGCTTGTCTAGCCTCACAGTCTAGGCTCTGAACCTCTGTATATGCAGCCTTAATAGATTCGTGAGCTCCCAGGGATGCCTGTAGTAAATACTCTAGAAGTCTTTACTTTCCAAGACTTACAGAGTGCCTCCtgtatgctaggcactgttccaaaaatgttacaaatgaggTAGTTCTGTTAGGTTGGACCATATGAAATGGCTGTTTGTGTAGGAAAAATATGGTTGAATATTGgcactctcaaatggttcaacaCAGtcatcgcttttttttttttaattttttaaattatttatttattttatttttttggctgtgttgggtcttcgtttctgtgcgagggctttctgtagttgcggcaagcgggggccactcttcatcgcggtgcgcgagcctctcactgtcgtgttctctcttgttgcggagcacaggctccagacgcgcaggctcagtaattgtggctcacgggcccagttgctccgtggcatgtgggatcttcccggaccagggctcgaacccgtgtcccctgcattggcaggcagattctcaaccactgcgccaccacagaAGCCCAGTCATCGCTTTTTAATGGGCAAGGAACCTGCGATTCAGGAGTAACTTGACtacagtcacacagctggtaaggggtggagctgggatttaaacccaggccagaggggtccaggGTCTGTGCTCTAAGACCTCCACGGTGGAGGCTGCTAGACATGCCTGGATGGGCTGAGTGAACGAATGAACAAGTGGTTTGGGGTAGGGTGAGCGAATGAACTCCTGCCCCATCCCTCCTGAATTAAGTCATCTCTCCTCCCCGCAGCCACCATGAGATTCTGTGATACTTGCCCTTCCTTGTCCACCATCTACTTCCTCTTTGTCGTCTTTGCCGGGTCCACCATTTTCCACTGCCACCAGCGCCTGGCCCTGGTGCCTGCCCCCTGGGCCTACCCGGGCCGCGTGGTCCTGTTCCCCAGACACCTGCCCTGGGGGGGGGGCATGTCCACTATCAACTCCAAAGGCCGCCTGGGGAACCAGATGGGGGAGTACGCCACCCTGTACGCCCTGGCCAAGTTGAACGGGCGGCCAGCCTTCATCTGCCCCAGATGCACAGCATGCTGGCCCCCATCTTCAGAATCACCCTCCCCGTCCTGCACGACACCACGGCCAGCAGGATCCCCTGGCAGAACTACCCCCCTGAACGACTGGAAGGAGGAGCGGTACCGACACATCCCGGGCGAGTACGTGCGCCTCACCGGCTACCCCTGCTCTTGGACCTTCTACCACCACCTCCGCGCCGAGATCCTGCAGGAGTTCACCCTGCACGACCACGTGCGCGAGGAGGCCCAGAATTTCCTGCGGGGTCTGCAGGCCAAGTGGGCCCGGCAGGCCACCTTCGTGGGGGTCCACGTGCGCCGGGGGGACTACGTCCGAGTCATGCCCAACATGTGGAAGGGCGTGGTGGCCGACCGGGGCTACCTGCAGCAGGCCCTGGACTGGTTCCGGGCTCGCTACCGCAGCCCACTCTTCGTGGTCACCAGCGACCACACGGCCTGGTGCTGGCAGAACTTCAAAGGCTCCCTCCGGGACGTGGTGTTTACCGGCAACGGCCTGCAGGGCTCGCCCGCCAGGGACTTTGCACTACTCACGCAGCATAACCACCACGCCGTCATCACCGTGGGCACCTTTGGGGTCTGGGCCGCCTGCCTCACGGGTGGGAACACCATCTACCTGGCCAGCTTCACCCTGCCCAAACCCCCTTCCACACGGTCTTTAAGCCCCAGGCGGGCTTCCTGCCGAAGTGGGTAGGCACCGCAGCCAACCTGGGGCAGGCTAGAGAGAATGGCCCCTAGCCCCGCTCATGTCCCTGCCTCACCCTTGGGCCCGACAGCAGTGTGTGGggtgcagcgcgtgggcttccaGGCGTGAGTTTAAATCTGGGCTGCTCTGCTTcccagctgggtgactttggataagtgacttaacctctctgtgccttagtgtGCCACCTGGAAAAACGACCATAATGCAGCTCCTCGTGAGAATGCAACGAATTCGTGTAGTGTCTTGGAAACAGGTGGTAAGTGTTGACCACTAACATGTATGTGGTTGGCATGCCCTGGACATTTGGACTGCTTTGAAATGGAAACGTATTTTTGCTCTCTCCTTCTTTATAGatctgggagcatggagtccaaATACTTGGTACTTGCCTCCTTGGAGGGTTTGGCGATGAAACTCTTCCTGCCTTCGAGTAAAGGGGAGCTGGGTATTTTTGGCAGCTAAGAATTCAGGCTTTGGGTTTAATGGGGCCTTATCACGAAAGAATGTGAGGGAAAAGAGGGTTTGAGAGGATGAATCTCGGGGAGGTAACCTTTGGCGGGGAGGGGGA
Proteins encoded in this region:
- the LOC133077720 gene encoding LOW QUALITY PROTEIN: galactoside 2-alpha-L-fucosyltransferase SEC1-like (The sequence of the model RefSeq protein was modified relative to this genomic sequence to represent the inferred CDS: inserted 2 bases in 2 codons; deleted 1 base in 1 codon); this translates as MDLERKCAPTHPTPPGLAAPNEPTRTTGVALRTSRGGAWRHFELLRRAFAPVPRHRPLPRATGLSATVFLGDPDATACHWGAQMSGPQSLPLLETVAHPGPHFKEQSLAVYPPGPGSLAASVGARDPLAKAATLSPQGPLAATPPGTVWDMSAVAPPGPAAGQPGAGWPRRLKAATMRFCDTCPSLSTIYFLFVVFAGSTIFHCHQRLALVPAPWAYPGRVVLFPRHLPWGGGMSTINSKGRLGNQMGEYATLYALAKLNGRPAFIXPQMHSMLAPIFRITLPVLHDTTASRIPWQNYPLNDWKEERYRHIPGEYVRLTGYPCSWTFYHHLRAEILQEFTLHDHVREEAQNFLRGLQAKWARQATFVGVHVRRGDYVRVMPNMWKGVVADRGYLQQALDWFRARYRSPLFVVTSDHTAWCWQNFKGSLRDVVFTGNGLQGSPARDFALLTQHNHHAVITVGTFGVWAACLTGGNTIYLASFTLPXTPFHTVFKPQAGFLPKWVGTAANLGQARENGP